One part of the Magallana gigas chromosome 5, xbMagGiga1.1, whole genome shotgun sequence genome encodes these proteins:
- the LOC105342018 gene encoding MOXD1 homolog 1, which yields MHVLGLIGFFLIPVARGWPTYNDLIPNGDKVPNPCNPSLIWNGVGHLGPYGSGPRNQFGHDFIKANKIWSDICRLDSDGDGKYNGLELGDPNCEWSTSNRNLSLPAFSHPGVCEPWDSPTCQAMNASLDCSADKVSTDCEQIDEPGVQKYDMFLVNYSIPLRESTFACRIFDLPVKTDYHVIASKPINYQHKLLGQVAVYGCNPNSGEITRKSVFECSSSVAKPCQDLIAIMDQGEMDQGNCFPRDVGLLIGQTGYKQVLMKWTFLNPLKEPGTTNAGMSLYLTPNLKKYNAGVAILEETHFSIPGNLPSYSVSSACPSSCTQFQMRSPVTVVAGVNIMGHYGVKQRVDVERNDRIYNSITEDTKYDVYNPRVFWYTTPVPVLPGDMLKLTCEYNTVGVRDDITWGMGPKQELCKTILIYYPRENWDDHHCESFKNIPLCALEIGDSVFGCTYRGFMLALHNDPLYDMTGCDNTATCSNECLQKTIAARSTPCLSGDMYDLWKLMAMSLRNDKLITLFKALVVCEEQYMTAMLEARSQRGGRGGRGGRGG from the exons ATGCACGTGTTGGGTTTGATAGGTTTTTTCTTGATACCGGTCGCTCGAGGATGGCCCACGTACAACGACCTGATCCCTAACGGAGATAAAGTGCCCAACCCCTGTAACCCCTCCCTCATATGGAACGGGGTTGGCCACTTAGGACCTTACGGGTCAGGACCAAGAAACCAGTTCGGACATGATTTTATTAAAGCTAATAAG ATATGGAGCGACATCTGCCGCCTGGATTCTGATGGGGACGGGAAATACAATGGACTGGAATTAGGGGACCCTAACTGTGAATGGTCCACTTCCAACAGAAACCTCAGCCTTCCGGCTTTCTCCCACCCAG GAGTCTGTGAGCCCTGGGATAGCCCTACATGTCAGGCAATGAACGCCTCGCTGGACTGCAGTGCTGACAAAGTGTCCACAGACTGCGAACAAATAGACGAACCAG GTGTGCAGAAGTATGACATGTTCCTTGTTAACTATTCCATACCTCTGAGGGAATCAACCTTTGCATGTCGAATTTTTGATTTACCCGTGAAAACTGACTATCACGTGATAGCATCTAAACCAATCAACTATCAGCATAAACTTCTGGGGCAAGTGGCGGTTTATGGTTGCA ACCCAAACTCTGGCGAGATAACAAGGAAGTCGGTGTTTGAATGTTCCTCTTCTGTCGCTAAACCATGCCAGGACTTGATAGCAATCATGGACCAAGGTGAAATGGACCAGGGCAACTGTTTCCCAAGGGATGTCGGTCTTTTAATAGGCCAAACGGGATACAAACAAGTCCTGATGAAG TGGACGTTCCTAAACCCACTGAAAGAGCCTGGTACAACAAACGCCGGAATGTCTTTGTACCTGACACCGAACCTGAAGAAGTATAACGCAGGTGTAGCTATCCTGGAGGAGACACACTTCAGCATTCCCGGAAATCTCCCCAGCTACTCGGTGTCGTCTGCTTGTCCCAGCTCGTGCACACAGTTTCAGATGAGGTCACCTGTGACGGTTGTGGCGGGAGTCAACATCATGGGACACTATG GGGTTAAACAAAGGGTTGATGTTGAAAGAAACGACAGGATCTACAACTCCATAACAGAAGACACCAAATATGACGTGTATAATCCAAGAGTGTTCTG GTACACTACCCCCGTACCGGTCCTCCCAGGTGACATGTTGAAGCTGACATGTGAGTATAACACAGTGGGCGTACGTGATGATATCACGTGGGGAATGGGGCCCAAACAGGAACTGTGTAAAACCATCCTCATCTACTACCCAAGGGAGAACTGGGACGACCACCACTGTGAAAGCTTCAAGAACATCCCTCTGTGTGCGCTGGAGATCGGGGACTCCGTGTTTGGGTGTACGTACCGTGGGTTCATGCTGGCCCTACACAACGACCCGCTGTATGACATGACGGGCTGCGACAACACAGCGACCTGCTCTAACGAATGTCTGCAGAAGACGATTGCCGCCCGCTCCACGCCCTGCCTGTCTGGCGACATGTACGACTTGTGGAAACTCATGGCCATGTCTTTACGGAACGATAAACTAATCACCCTCTTTAAAGCCCTTGTCGTCTGCGAGGAGCAGTATATGACCGCCATGTTGGAGGCACGGTCACAACGTGGAGGACGCGGAGGACGAGGAGGACGAGGAGGATAG